Part of the Candidatus Nanopelagicales bacterium genome is shown below.
GGTTGCCCGAACAGTGGGACTTGCAGCAGCATGATCGAGTCCGTGCGCTGGCCCTCGACGTAGCCGGTGTGCAGCTCCTTGCGCTGCTTCTTGGTGAGCTTCTCGCGCCCGTCGGAGCCGACTAGCAGGTACACGTCTCCGGGCGTGTCCGCGATCTGGTTGGCTGGCATCGCCGCGACTTTGTTCACTGATAGTGCGAAGACAGCGACCAGGGCTGTCGCGTACATGAGTAGGCCGATCAGAATCCACGCCAAGATCCGTCGCCATCGGTGCGGCTTGGGGGGCAACTTGGTCTTGGTCGTCCCTGGCGACGGGTGGGGTGAAGCTGGTTGAGCGGGGGGCACCGACCTAGCTTCGCGTATCGGCGGCTCGTCGCGGAACAGCCCCGTGAAATCGGACAGGCCCGTGTCGGTTATCAGATCGTGCCGGGGTGTTTCGCCGGCACCAGGTGTCGGCGGGACAGGTCCCGAACGCAGGAATCGTTCGAACTCGACAGGAACGGGGTTAGCCGTGACGGGGACATGGTCTGTCCTGGTCGCGTGGTTCGCTCCGCTGTTCAGCGGACGGCGGTGGTCCGACATGTCTTGAGTTTGCCCTCCCCTCGTCCGGCTACTCGCCAGGCGAGTGCTTGGTGTTATGACGTGCATCACGCGGTCAAATAGGTCCATGCGGGTGAGCGGGCAAGTTGGACTGCGGTTGCCCGCGGTAGCGGACGATGATGCAGGTATGAGTGCCTGGTTGTCTGGCGGTTGCTCGGTGTTGTCCGGGTTGCTGTTCGCTGGGCTCCTCACTGCCGCTCCGGCGAGCGCCTTGGATGTCGCCGAACAGCACATGGGGGCCACAGATCCGCTCGCGCGATGGACGCAGCCAGATGAATCGGCGACCGCCAAGCCCGGCGAGGTAATTGAAGGCGTCAGGCGCGGAGAAGAAGTGCGCGTCGTGTCAGTCAGGGAAGTCAACGGCCGCCCCAAGTTCGTCGAGCGGGACGCGAAAGGCAGACGCGCTGCGAAGGACCTGGTTGAGAGGGCTCAGGCCAAGGATGATGTTGTCGCTGTCGCCGTGGATACCAAGGTGCGCGTCTCGGCGTCGTCCGATGACACCAAACGCTCGGAGCAGTGGGCGCTGGACATGCTGGGAGCGGAGGATGCCTGGAGTGCCGCCACGGGTAACGGCGTTGTTGTCGCCGTGATCGACACGGGGGTTGACGGGAGTCATCCGGATCTTTCCGGCGCGCTCGTGTCCGGATACAACGCCAGGACGGATCAGGGCGACAGTACCTCGCCAGCGACTGATCAGCACGGGCACGGAACTCACGTGGCCGGAACAATCGCGGCTCGCGCCGGGAACGGGATCGGCATAGCTGGGCTGGCTCCTGACGCTAGCGTGATGCCGGTGAAGGTCCTGGGTGCCGATGGCAGCGGATACACCAGTGACGTGGCCGAGGGCATCGTTTGGGCTGTCGACCACGGAGCGGCGGTCCTGAACATGAGTCTTGGCGGTGGGAGCAGCTCAGTGATGGAAGCGGCTGTGGAATACGCGGTTGATGAGGGCGCGACTCTGGTCGCGGCCGCGGGCAACGATGGTTCGTCGTCCCCGTTCTATCCGGCCGCGTACCCAGGCGTGCTCAGTGTTGCTGCGATCAACTCCTCCGGAGAGCGGGCTAGTTGGTCCAACTACGGTTCGACGCTGGATCTGGCGGCCCCCGGAGTGAGCGTGTTGTCGACGCTGCCAGGCAGCACCTACGCGTCATGGTCGGGTACGTCGATGGCTTCTCCTCATGTCGCTGCGTCGGCGGCCCTAATTCTGGAGCTGGCGCCGACGAGCGACGTCGGTTACCTGCTCACCTCGACCGCCCTCGACCTTGGCAGCACCGGGTGGGACATCTACTACGGCCATGGGGGCGTACGCCCGCGTGTGGCCCTGGACGCCGTTGGTGGAGCGCCTCCGGAGGAAGTCGAGGAGCCCGAGCCCGTCAAGAAGGTCTGGAAGGCCAAGCAGTCGATCAAGGCCCGGAAGTCCATCAAGCGCACGAAGACGCGCAAGTTGCGCCGACTCTCAAACCAGGGAGTTCCGGTCGCCAAGTGGACTACGAAGTCCCCACGAGTGTGCGAGGTGTTCCACCCAGGGAAGCGTTGGCTGGTGCTCGGCAAGCGGCAGGGTCGATGTGTTTTGCGGGTCGTTGTTCCCAAGACCGACGACTATCGTCGGCTCAAAGCCAGGAAGGTCATCTGGGTCAAGTAACGTGGCTCGCGGACGGCCTGGGATTCTGCCGGGTCGGCGTGGGGAGGGCCAATGCTGCTTTCGGACCGGGACATACGCGCTGAGATGGCGGCGGGCCGCGTCATCGTGGACCCGTGCGATGAGGGCATGATCCAGCCTTCGAGCGTTGATGTGCGGCTCGACCGTTATTTCCGCGTCTTCGAAAATCACAGGTACCCGCACATAGATCCGGCCGTGGAACAGTCGGAGCTGACTCGGCTGGTGGAGCCGCCGGGGGACGAGGCGTTCATCCTGCATCCTGGGGAGTTCGCGCTGGCTTCGACGCTGGAGATCGTTACTCTGCCCGATGACGTGGCCGGTCGCCTGGAGGGCAAGTCCAGTCTCGGTCGGCTGGGACTGCTGACGCATTCGACGGCTGGTTTCATCGACCCGGGGTTCAGCGGTCACGTGACGCTGGAACTGTCCAATGTCGCGACACTGCCTATAAAGCTATGGCCGGGTATGAAGATCGGGCAGCTTTGCCTTATCCGGCTTTCGTCGCCCGCCGAGCACCCGTACGGGTCGAGCGTCTACGGCTCGCGCTACCAGGGGCAGCGGGGTCCGACGCCGAGCCGTTCGCACATGGGATTCCACCGCACGCCGGTCTGAGCGTTCCCCCGCCTCGGGGGGCAGGCGATGAATCAGGTCGCGTCGCCGTGCGACGGTTGCTGTGAAGTGCTAGGTTTTGGCCGAGAGCGGTGGACCCGCGCCGCTTCGGTGATTCGAGTTTAGGGAGCGTCATGTCAAGCGAGACCCCGAACGATCCGTACGGACCTCCCGCTGGGGGACCGCCACCGCCCCCTCCGCCGCCACCGCCCCCACCGCCCCCCGGCGGCGCGGGATCTCCCCCTCCACCGCCCCCTCCACCGCCACCCGGCACACCGCCTCCCCACCAGGGCGCTGGTGGATTCCAGCCTGCGGCCCCGCGCTTCAGCGTCGCTGACGCTTTCAACTACGGCTGGAAGAAGTTCCAGGAGAGCTGGACCTCATGGGTTCTGGCCACGCTGATTTTCGGCGCGGTGATGCTAGTCCTCAACTTCCTCTACAACATGGTGCTCGGTGGCATGTTCACGGCATCCACGAGTTACACGTATGACCCCACCACCGGTGCGTATGTCTACTCCACTGGCGGCATCCCGGGTGGCTTCATCGTGTCCATGGTGCTCTACGAAATCGTTGCGGTAGTCCTGTCCTGGATCTTCCAGGCGCAGTTCGTCCGCGCCGGACTGGAGAACACCAAGGCCGGCAGGATCTCGCTGGACATCTTCTTCAAGACCGCGCTCCTTGGCGCCGTTGTGCTGGGTGCCTTGATTGTCTCTGCCCTGACGCTTGTGGGCTTCATCCTGTGCATCGTCCCGGGTCTGGTTTTCGGGTTCTTCGCGCAGTTCTTCCAGTACTTCATCTTGGATCAGGGGCAGTCGCCCCTCACGGCGATCAAGTCGAGCTTGTCGTTCGTCAGCGGTAATCTGGCGAATGTGTTCCTGCTGTCGATCGCGAGCATCGTCGCGGTCGTCATTGGCGCGCTGCTATGCGGTGTCGGGCTGCTGATCGCCATCCCGGTTGTGGTGCTAGCGCAGGCCTACACGTACCGCGTGCTGAGTGGGCAGCCAGTAGCCGCCTGAAGGCCAAGAGCCTGAGGGCCAAGAAAGTAGAAGCGGCCCCGTCGATCACTCGGCGGGGCCCTTCCACGTCTTCGCCCGGATCCGGGCGGCGCTGCCAGGCCAGGGGAACCGCTGAGTGCTAGCTTCGGGATCTGATCGCTGGGCCGTCCGGCCGCAGCGGCTCAAGTAGAGGGAGCGGCATGTCAGGCGAGAATCCCAACGACTCGTTCGGGTCTCCCGCTGGCCCCGGAGTCCCGCCGCCGCCCGATTCGGGAGGTGCGCCAGGGTTCCCGACTGCGCCCCTTCGCTTCAGCCTCGACGAAGCCTTCAGGTACGCATGGAAGAAGTTCAAGCCGAGCTGGGGGTCTTGGGTCCTGGCGACGCTGATCTTCGGTGTGATATTGGCCGCCGTCTACGCTGCCCAAATGATCCTAGCGGTGGGGCTTTCCCCCGTTCCGAGAAACTCCTTCGACCGCGCGACCGGAGCGTACACGTACTCCACGGGCAGTTCGGGCGCGGCCTTCGCGCTAGTAGTGATCGCCTTGCTGGTCGTATTCCTCCTGTTGATGTGCATCTTCCAGGCGCAGTTCGCTCGTGGGGCGCTGGAGTGCACAAAGGCCGACAGAATCTCGCTAGGGGTGTTCTTCCGGGGGCGGTTCCTTGGAGCGGCCGTCCTGGCCTCTGTTCTGGTCGCCGTCCTCACACTCGTGGGCGTCGTGTTGTGCATTCTCCCCGGGATACTGGCGGCATTCTTCCTACAGTTCTTCTTGTACTTCATCTTGGACCGGGGGCAAGCGCCGATAGGGGCGATCGGGTCGAGCTGGTCGTTCGTGAAACGGAATTGGGTCAACGTCTTGCTGCTGAACCTAGTATTCGTTGGGGTCTACGCGATGGGCATCTTCGCGCTGTACACATTGATCATCATCGTGTCCCTAATTGTGATGGCTATCGCAAGCGCCGCAACTGGTGCGGCAACCGTTGTCGGTGTGATTCTCGGCATCCTGTTCGCGCTGCTGTTCATTGTCGCGTACTTCATCGTCGTGCCCGTTGCGCTTATTGCTCACGCCTACACGTACCGCGTGTTGAGTGGGCAGCCAGTAGCCGCCTGACGGCCAACAGCCAGAAGGCCAGGGAAGTGGAAGTGGCCTCGTCGAGAACCCGCACATCCCCCGCCTGGGGCGCTTTGGCGCGGGCCCGTGCTCGGACGCTGGGATGAGATGGTTCGAGAGGTCGCGAGAGTCTTGAGCAGCACGCAGTGCGCTCGACACGCGCAGTGCGCTCGACAAAGGTAGGATGTTAGAGACACATTAGAAGCTACTTTCTGCGGTCATTGTGTTCATCTGTGATCGCTAGGCGAAGGGAGCGGTAGCCATGTCAGGAGCTAACCGCGGCACCGCCCGCGTCAGCCGGACCAGCGGGATCGCCGCCGAGGTGCGGCTGTCCGATCAGGCGAAGGCGTTGAAGGACCTGCTGGGGCCGAAACTGATGGCCGTGACCATGGGCGTCCGGGGAGGGACTGTGGACAAGTGGATCGCCGGGAAGGTTGATCCGCAGTTCGAGAACGAGCAGAGAATCAGGACGGCGTACCAGATCTTCGATCTTCTCAAGCCGATGGAGGCCAGTCCGACTATCCGCGCATGGTTCATGGGAATGAACCCCCAGATGGAAGACCGCTCGCCCGCTGAAGCAATAGCCGAGGGTGAACTGCGCGAAGCTCTGGCCGCTGCTCGGGCCTTCCTGGCTGGGGGCTGAGCCGGGTGTCGAGCCGACGGGGGGCGGACACGGTCGAATGGTCAGACTGCATCTGGCGCGTCGCCCGACGCCGGGAACCAGTTCACTACAGCCAGATTGAGCCCCAGGATGAGCGGAGCAACGCTGGAAACCGCTTCGACGTTCCCGGCGGCGGGGTGTTATATGCGGCTGGCACAGTCGAGGCGTGCTTTGTCGAGACCCTTGCTCGGTTCCGTCCCACGAAGGGTGTTCGCGCGGCCGTCCACCATGACGAGGGCTACATGAATGCGGGGGCGCTCCCGGCGGCGTGGCGGGAGGATAGGTGCATCGCTCGCATCATGCCGGGGAACGGCTGTCTTCCCTTCATCGACATCGACAACTCAGACACTCTTACGTTCCTCGACAAGGAACTGCGCGCCGAACTGGGGCTGCTCGGAATCGACCAGCTCGACCGCGGAACGATCTATTCATCGGCTCGGGCCGTAACGCGTCTGCTCGCTCGGTGGGGCCCTTCCGCGCTCCGGGATCGAATCTGCCCGTTTGTGTCGCTATGAGCGCGATCTGCGGCAGGGTAGCAACCGTTTCGGGTCGATTGCTGCGCGGTGCCAGGTGATGGGGTCGGAGCTGGCGGCGTGAGGCTTGAAGCCGAGTCGGACCGGTCCCGTGCCTTGAGTCCGGACCCTGCGGCGTGAGGCTTGAAGCCGCCGGGTCCGGACCCAAGGCACGGCTCCGGGGCCAGCGCGGCTACTGCTTGATTGAGTCCAGCAGCAGATTGGCCACGTCGAGAACCTGGACACCAGCCGCTTGTCCCTTGGCCTTGCTCTCCGTCACTCCGTCGTCGAGCATCACTGAGCAGAATGGGCAGGCCACGGCGACCTTAGACGCACCTGTCGCCACAGCCTCGTCGGCACGGTTCTCGTTGATCCGCGTGCCGAGGGTCTCCTCCATCCACATGCGAGCGCCGCCGGCCCCGCAGCAGAACGACTTCTGCCCGGTGCGCTCCATCTCCACTAGCTGCGCGCCAGGTACTGCCGCGACCAGATCCCGGGGCGGCGTGTAGATGTCGTTGTGGCGACCCAGGTAGCACGGATCGTGGTACGTGATCGTGCCGTCCAGCGGTTTGACAGGCGTCAGCCGCCCTTCCTCGACCAGGGTCGCGAGAAGTTGCGAGTGGTGGACGACTTCGTAGTTGCCGTCGAACTGCGGGTACTCGCGAGCGAGCGTGTTCAGGCAGTGAGGGCACGTCACCACGATCTTCTTCGCTCCAGCCTCGTTCAGCATCTCGACGTTCTGCACGGCCTGCATGTAGAAGAGCGGCTCGTTGCCGGCGCGGCGGGCGGGGTCGCCGGTGCAGGTCTCGCCCTCGCCGAGCACCATGAATGACACTTCAGCCATGTGCAGCAGTTCGGCGACAGCGATCGTGGTGGCCTTGGCCCGGTCTTCGTAGGCGCCGGCGCAGCCGACCCAGAACAAGTACTCGACGTCGTCGGGGATCTTGTCCTCCCCTTCCATCCCGAACACGCGAACTGGGAAGTCGACTTCCTCGATCCAGGCGTTGCGGACGTTGGTGTTCATGCCCCAGGGGTTGCCCTTGTTCTCCAGGTTCTTGAACAGCCCGTTGAGCTCGGCCGGGAATTGCGTCTGGATCATGACCTGATGGCGGCGCATGTCGACAAAGTGGTCAACGTGCTCGATGTCCACCGGGCACTGGTTCACGCAGGCGCCGCACGTCGTGCATGCCCAAAGCGCATCGGCGTCGATGACAGGGCCCTCAGCTGGCCTGTGCCCCGATGGGTCGTATCCGTCCGTGGCGCGGTTCGGGTCGAACGAGCGGTCGCCAACGAGTTCCCTTTCGACCTGGGCCCGCACCCCGGCCGGCATCATGGCCAGCAGGGCCTCGTCGACCTCGCCCATCTCCGGGTTCTTGCCGTCGTTGGCCTTCTGCGCCGCCATGACGTAGGGGGCCTTATGGAAAGCGTGATCTCTCAGATTCATGATCATGAGCTTTGGCGACAAGGGCTTCTCGGTGTTCCAGGCCGGGCATTGGGATTGGCAGCGGCCGCATTCGGTGCAGGTTGCTACGTCCAGCAGCCCTTTCCACGTGAAGTCCTCGATGCGACCCCGCCCGAAAGTCGCGTCGTCGGCGGGGTCTTCGAGATCGATGCGCTCACTGCCTGAGTACATGGGAAGCAGCGGCCCGAGGGCGTTGGGACGGCGCGAGGTCCCCACGTTGATCGGGGCCGTGAAGATGTGCAGGTGCTTGCTGTGCAGGACTATCAGCAAGAACCCCATGATGACGCTGACGTGCAGCCAGAGTCCGATG
Proteins encoded:
- a CDS encoding S8 family peptidase; this encodes MSAWLSGGCSVLSGLLFAGLLTAAPASALDVAEQHMGATDPLARWTQPDESATAKPGEVIEGVRRGEEVRVVSVREVNGRPKFVERDAKGRRAAKDLVERAQAKDDVVAVAVDTKVRVSASSDDTKRSEQWALDMLGAEDAWSAATGNGVVVAVIDTGVDGSHPDLSGALVSGYNARTDQGDSTSPATDQHGHGTHVAGTIAARAGNGIGIAGLAPDASVMPVKVLGADGSGYTSDVAEGIVWAVDHGAAVLNMSLGGGSSSVMEAAVEYAVDEGATLVAAAGNDGSSSPFYPAAYPGVLSVAAINSSGERASWSNYGSTLDLAAPGVSVLSTLPGSTYASWSGTSMASPHVAASAALILELAPTSDVGYLLTSTALDLGSTGWDIYYGHGGVRPRVALDAVGGAPPEEVEEPEPVKKVWKAKQSIKARKSIKRTKTRKLRRLSNQGVPVAKWTTKSPRVCEVFHPGKRWLVLGKRQGRCVLRVVVPKTDDYRRLKARKVIWVK
- the dcd gene encoding dCTP deaminase translates to MLLSDRDIRAEMAAGRVIVDPCDEGMIQPSSVDVRLDRYFRVFENHRYPHIDPAVEQSELTRLVEPPGDEAFILHPGEFALASTLEIVTLPDDVAGRLEGKSSLGRLGLLTHSTAGFIDPGFSGHVTLELSNVATLPIKLWPGMKIGQLCLIRLSSPAEHPYGSSVYGSRYQGQRGPTPSRSHMGFHRTPV
- a CDS encoding RES domain-containing protein — encoded protein: MSSRRGADTVEWSDCIWRVARRREPVHYSQIEPQDERSNAGNRFDVPGGGVLYAAGTVEACFVETLARFRPTKGVRAAVHHDEGYMNAGALPAAWREDRCIARIMPGNGCLPFIDIDNSDTLTFLDKELRAELGLLGIDQLDRGTIYSSARAVTRLLARWGPSALRDRICPFVSL
- a CDS encoding heterodisulfide reductase-related iron-sulfur binding cluster; translation: MEPSMALRAIVGIVIIAITGAFAVRRVLFLYSLIRSGQAAVGRTDHLPVRAEVEVTEVLGQRKLLKWTVPGVAHVLVFAGFLVLVLTVIEAFGELVVNNFSFWIIGTWPVVRFLEDLFALLVVVGLVVFAILRLRQNPSQQGRWSRFFGSHTTGAWIVLIMIFNVVWTLLLVHGSAINTFGGNAQEAGMQGAFASEWTAELLAPLGLTANEWLETIGLWLHVSVIMGFLLIVLHSKHLHIFTAPINVGTSRRPNALGPLLPMYSGSERIDLEDPADDATFGRGRIEDFTWKGLLDVATCTECGRCQSQCPAWNTEKPLSPKLMIMNLRDHAFHKAPYVMAAQKANDGKNPEMGEVDEALLAMMPAGVRAQVERELVGDRSFDPNRATDGYDPSGHRPAEGPVIDADALWACTTCGACVNQCPVDIEHVDHFVDMRRHQVMIQTQFPAELNGLFKNLENKGNPWGMNTNVRNAWIEEVDFPVRVFGMEGEDKIPDDVEYLFWVGCAGAYEDRAKATTIAVAELLHMAEVSFMVLGEGETCTGDPARRAGNEPLFYMQAVQNVEMLNEAGAKKIVVTCPHCLNTLAREYPQFDGNYEVVHHSQLLATLVEEGRLTPVKPLDGTITYHDPCYLGRHNDIYTPPRDLVAAVPGAQLVEMERTGQKSFCCGAGGARMWMEETLGTRINENRADEAVATGASKVAVACPFCSVMLDDGVTESKAKGQAAGVQVLDVANLLLDSIKQ